In Eriocheir sinensis breed Jianghai 21 chromosome 23, ASM2467909v1, whole genome shotgun sequence, a single window of DNA contains:
- the LOC127002648 gene encoding ionotropic receptor 21a-like, translating into MGEIQRDEADIVVSNLYVSLARVDALDYTAPYKTEMTCFLTRTDPPLPRWQALAFPFHPWTWLAILVGLIVSGPVLALLARASSKV; encoded by the exons ATGGGCGAGATCCAGCGGGACGAGGCGGACATCGTCGTGTCCAATCTGTACGTGTCGCTGGCGCGTGTAGACGCGCTAGACTACACGGCGCCCTACAaaacggag ATGACCTGCTTTCTAACCCGCACGGACCCGCCGCTGCCCCGCTGGCAGGCCCtcgccttccccttccacccGTGGACGTGGCTCGCCATCCTCGTCGGCCTCATCGTGTCTGGCCCCGTTCTGGCCCTGCTCGCCCGAGCCAGCAGCAAAGTGTGA